The DNA segment TTAGCGATTCAAAGTCCTCAAGAAACTCTGGTTCAATATAGTCACCGTCGAGCGCAATCATGGAGCGGGAAGCCACGGTGTTGGAGAGCCTTCTTCCTCCGGTCAAAACCCCGGCGACAAAGCCGCCGTGATCCTTGGCCGACTGCCGCTCCGCCTTCGTCATACGCTTGTATTCTTCAGCGGATTCAGGTGTACGGATGGTGACCTTGAGCCGTTCTTTTAACTCATCAAAAGTAATGACTTTGTTTGACCATTTCTTGGCGTAGCAGCTGCTGCCATAGGCAATAGGTAAATCTCGCATTCTCAAACCTCCTCCGTACCGACATAGTGAATAGGAATCTCAAGCTCCTGAGCTGCCTTGATTTCCTGCCACATACCGATGGTGATTTCCCGACCGAAGACCCAAAGCTCACTACATCTCTGTAAAATTCCGAGGTTCATCTCAATGGCCTGCTTTCGTTCCTCCGAATCGTTGTCATCCATGAACTGTGGAAATAAGAGATGTGGCGCAATCGGGATGAAGCCTTTGTCCACGGCATAACGGCAATACCGTCTTGCCAGTTCTGTGTTTGTCTCAATATCGCCCCGGTAAGGCGAGCAGACAAAAATCATCTGTTTCATGTAAAAAGCTCCTTTCGGAATATTTCGAGAGGAGCCATCAAAAAAGGATATTGAAAGTTTCCTCTCAATATCCCCTTGGACAAGTTTTGTGGTTGTGAGTAAAAGACTCAAAAATTAGAGCGAATAATCTGATTGCAGCTTTACTATTTCGTTCAAACGAATTATACTAAATATAGTTCGTTTGAACGAAGAGGAGGTTGTCCGATGGAATATGTAACGGTTCAAGATAAAGCAAAAGAATGGCAAGTAAGTGAACGGCAAGTTCAATATTACTGCAGGCAAGAAAAAATCGAGGGAGCTTTTAAGCAAAGTGGTGTGTGGCTGTTACCATACGATTCCCAAAAGCCGTGTAATGTAAAAACCATTGAAAAGCCCTTGAGATTATTGTCATTGTTTTCTGGTTGTGGTGGTTTAGATCTTGGCTTTGAAGGGCATTTTGAGATATTCGAAACTCAATATAATTCTAGGATTCATCCTGACTGGGAGGTAGTAAAAACTCGTGACAATCGTCTTCTGCTCCCTAAGACTAGATTTAATACAGTTTTTGCAAATGACATTTTACCCGAAACACAGATTGCGTGGTCTGAGTTTTTTGAAAATAAGCATCATGTTTACTGCCTTGATAGCATCGTAGATTTAGTAAAGTTGCATACAGAAAACA comes from the Fastidiosipila sp. genome and includes:
- a CDS encoding DUF4406 domain-containing protein, with product MKQMIFVCSPYRGDIETNTELARRYCRYAVDKGFIPIAPHLLFPQFMDDNDSEERKQAIEMNLGILQRCSELWVFGREITIGMWQEIKAAQELEIPIHYVGTEEV